The uncultured Cohaesibacter sp. genome window below encodes:
- a CDS encoding PadR family transcriptional regulator yields MNVRSICLAILYCSDRTGYDIRKFSTEGNFSFFIDASYGSIYPALNKLETEGLVTCRHVAEEGKPARKVYSITESGRRALFEELLQPHRPDIYKSEFLLISLFARLIGPEAIREAIDRQVQQLNEELALISSCSESELQTDLEPSDCGRNELDLQAAEWAKSYGLYCVQASIDYLKMHGEALVEIARQGNQTEPQAQTGLSE; encoded by the coding sequence ATGAATGTTCGCAGCATCTGTCTTGCCATCCTATACTGTTCCGACAGAACCGGCTATGACATCCGCAAATTCTCGACGGAGGGCAATTTCAGCTTCTTCATCGACGCGTCATATGGTTCGATCTATCCTGCATTGAACAAGCTGGAAACGGAAGGGCTGGTCACCTGCCGCCATGTAGCCGAAGAAGGCAAGCCGGCGCGCAAGGTCTATTCCATCACCGAGAGCGGACGGAGGGCTCTGTTCGAGGAACTTTTGCAGCCTCATCGGCCAGATATCTACAAGTCCGAATTCCTACTTATATCGTTGTTTGCACGCCTTATCGGACCCGAAGCGATAAGAGAGGCAATCGACAGACAGGTTCAACAACTAAATGAAGAGCTTGCACTCATCTCTTCATGTAGCGAATCCGAGCTTCAGACTGATCTGGAGCCAAGTGATTGTGGCCGCAACGAGCTGGATCTCCAAGCGGCTGAATGGGCAAAGAGCTACGGGCTCTATTGTGTTCAGGCCAGCATTGACTATCTGAAGATGCATGGTGAAGCCCTGGTTGAAATCGCAAGACAAGGCAACCAGACCGAACCGCAAGCACAGACCGGTCTGAGTGAATAA
- a CDS encoding GNAT family N-acetyltransferase, with translation MSSPNLHPSVVLSVRPLVAADADTMLRIYQEGIDTGMATFTDAAPTWEAWDKGHLPECRMVAVMNGEIAGWVALSAYSGRSVYRGVAEMSIYIANSAKGAGVGSFLMEKLIEASEANGFWTLQAGIFANNAVSIHLHEKFGFKLVGIRERIAQISYGANKGQWRDVALYERRSPRVGL, from the coding sequence ATGTCCTCACCAAATCTTCACCCGTCTGTCGTCCTTTCCGTTCGCCCTCTTGTTGCCGCCGATGCAGACACGATGTTGAGGATCTATCAGGAAGGCATCGATACGGGCATGGCGACCTTCACGGATGCAGCTCCGACCTGGGAAGCATGGGACAAGGGTCACCTTCCCGAGTGCCGCATGGTGGCAGTGATGAATGGTGAAATCGCAGGGTGGGTCGCTTTGTCTGCCTATTCAGGCCGCAGCGTCTATCGCGGTGTTGCAGAAATGAGCATCTACATCGCCAACAGCGCCAAGGGTGCCGGTGTCGGCTCGTTCCTGATGGAAAAGCTGATTGAAGCCTCGGAAGCGAATGGTTTCTGGACACTTCAGGCGGGCATCTTTGCCAATAATGCGGTCAGCATCCATCTGCATGAGAAGTTCGGCTTCAAACTGGTCGGCATTCGCGAGCGTATCGCCCAGATCTCCTACGGCGCCAACAAGGGCCAATGGCGGGACGTTGCCCTTTATGAACGACGCAGCCCGAGGGTCGGTCTCTGA